The nucleotide sequence TAGACCTTGCCCTCGGCGTCCACCACGGCGAGGAAGGCCTCCTCCGGGCCGCTCAGGCCCTGCTCCTGCAGCTTGGCCGTCAGCCAGGCGCGGTTGACGCCCAGCCGGCGGAGGTTCTGGTCCATCACCTCGCCGTCCACCACCAGCTCGATGCCGAGCCCCCTGGACCTGGTCTGGATGTGCAGGTCGGAAACCGTGGCCGGCAGGTGCTCCGGCCGCTTCAGGACGGACAGGCTGCCGCGCGGCTCCATGATGGCCAGTTCGACCTCGTCGACGTGGAAGATGGACTGGCCGCGCAGCAGTTCGAGGAGTTCGCTCTCCCGCATCCGCATGCGCCTGAGGTTGCGCTCCAGGATCTGGCCGTCCTGGATCAGCACAACGGGCTCGCCGTCGAGCATCTTGGACAGCCAGCGGCTCTTGATCGCCGTGAACTGCATGGCCAGGGTCAGGACGACCCAGGTGGCCAGCGCCACGAAGATCGGCCAGG is from Symbiobacterium terraclitae and encodes:
- a CDS encoding DUF421 domain-containing protein, which codes for MGEGTVVLTRSVLTFVNLLIFSRILGKTQVAHLTFFEYVAGATLGSIAAELSASLSIRPWPIFVALATWVVLTLAMQFTAIKSRWLSKMLDGEPVVLIQDGQILERNLRRMRMRESELLELLRGQSIFHVDEVELAIMEPRGSLSVLKRPEHLPATVSDLHIQTRSRGLGIELVVDGEVMDQNLRRLGVNRAWLTAKLQEQGLSGPEEAFLAVVDAEGKVYVDRYTDKFPPALDLSDYPGPN